In the genome of Bradyrhizobium sp. CIAT3101, one region contains:
- a CDS encoding histidine phosphatase family protein produces the protein MATADKPNVVTTRWWWVRHAPVRNDGGNIYGQSDLACDTSDTYVFNAVAKVLPRKAVWYSSNLMRTHQTAEAIWEAGYPRPVSMKWEADLAEQNLGRWQGMNRAEFIASRPVGSSWFADINEPAPGGESFMDLYNRTRRTVERINNEAAGQDVIAVAHGGTIKAAIGLALDGQVERALSFDIDNVSITRLDYFASPERSVWRLPMVNQQPWIADDAHAEMHQLAGPEVKKLA, from the coding sequence ATGGCAACCGCAGACAAGCCGAATGTGGTCACGACACGCTGGTGGTGGGTTCGTCATGCGCCGGTGCGCAATGACGGCGGCAACATCTACGGACAGAGCGATCTCGCCTGCGACACCAGCGACACCTACGTGTTCAATGCTGTTGCCAAGGTGCTGCCACGTAAGGCGGTGTGGTATTCGAGCAATCTGATGCGCACGCATCAAACGGCTGAAGCCATCTGGGAGGCGGGCTATCCGCGGCCCGTGTCGATGAAATGGGAGGCGGACCTCGCCGAGCAGAATCTCGGTCGCTGGCAGGGCATGAACCGCGCCGAGTTCATCGCCAGCCGTCCCGTCGGCTCAAGCTGGTTTGCTGACATCAACGAGCCCGCGCCCGGCGGCGAAAGTTTCATGGATCTCTACAACCGCACGCGCCGCACCGTCGAGCGGATCAACAATGAGGCGGCGGGGCAGGACGTGATCGCGGTCGCGCATGGCGGCACCATCAAGGCGGCGATCGGTCTCGCACTCGACGGCCAGGTGGAGCGGGCGCTGTCGTTCGACATCGACAACGTCTCGATCACGCGGCTCGATTATTTCGCAAGCCCCGAGCGCTCGGTCTGGCGGCTGCCGATGGTGAACCAGCAGCCGTGGATCGCGGACGATGCGCATGCCGAGATGCATCAGCTGGCGGGACCTGAGGTCAAGAAGCTCGCCTGA
- the argE gene encoding acetylornithine deacetylase — MPNPIFPSSRADRIRNLLADLVGFDTISDRTNLPLIAHIESYLAFLGVKGERITDETGQKASLWVTIGPEDKPGLVLSGHTDVVPVVGQDWSHDPFKLVERDGKLFGRGTTDMKGFVAVCLAMVPEMLEAKLTTPIHLAISYDEEIGCIGVRPMLAEVAKKKVRPLGAFIGEPTEMKVIIGHKGKHGVRATFHGLARHSSIAPDGVNAIEYAAEMIVEIRRRAVKLAGQVERNSLYDVPHSTLLTSIVHGGAALNIVPDTCTVDFECRGIGITESKEVTDAIVAWAKAELEPAMKKQHPECGIDFEEILDYPALDTKADAAIVTLAKQLAGRNDHAKVAFGTEASLFASIADIPSVVIGPGSIAQAHTPDEFVAMAELEKCAGFVEKLIAHCAKG; from the coding sequence ATGCCCAACCCGATTTTCCCAAGTTCCAGAGCCGATCGCATCCGCAACCTCCTCGCCGACCTGGTCGGCTTCGACACCATCAGCGATCGCACCAACTTGCCCCTGATCGCGCATATCGAGAGCTATCTCGCCTTCCTGGGCGTCAAGGGCGAGCGCATCACCGACGAGACCGGACAGAAGGCTTCGCTCTGGGTCACGATCGGCCCGGAGGACAAGCCCGGTCTCGTGCTGTCGGGACATACCGACGTCGTGCCGGTCGTCGGCCAGGACTGGAGCCACGATCCGTTCAAGCTGGTCGAGCGCGACGGCAAGCTGTTCGGCCGCGGCACCACCGACATGAAGGGTTTTGTGGCGGTGTGCCTCGCCATGGTGCCGGAGATGCTGGAAGCGAAGCTGACGACGCCGATTCATCTCGCCATCTCCTATGACGAGGAGATCGGCTGCATCGGTGTGCGGCCGATGCTGGCCGAGGTCGCGAAGAAGAAAGTTCGACCGCTCGGCGCATTCATCGGCGAGCCGACCGAGATGAAGGTCATCATCGGCCACAAGGGCAAGCACGGCGTGCGCGCGACGTTCCACGGACTTGCCCGCCATTCCTCAATCGCGCCCGACGGCGTCAACGCGATCGAATATGCCGCCGAGATGATCGTCGAGATCCGCCGCCGCGCGGTGAAGCTCGCAGGCCAGGTCGAGCGCAACAGTCTCTACGATGTCCCGCACTCGACGCTGTTGACCAGCATCGTGCACGGCGGCGCGGCGCTGAACATCGTGCCCGACACCTGCACCGTCGACTTCGAATGCCGCGGCATCGGCATCACCGAGTCCAAAGAGGTGACGGATGCGATCGTCGCCTGGGCCAAGGCCGAGCTCGAGCCCGCGATGAAGAAGCAGCATCCCGAGTGCGGCATCGATTTCGAGGAGATACTCGACTATCCCGCGCTCGACACCAAGGCCGACGCGGCGATCGTCACGCTGGCGAAGCAGCTCGCCGGCCGCAACGATCACGCCAAGGTCGCCTTCGGCACCGAGGCGAGCCTGTTTGCCAGCATCGCCGACATCCCATCAGTGGTGATAGGCCCCGGCTCGATCGCGCAGGCGCATACGCCGGATGAGTTCGTGGCGATGGCGGAGCTGGAGAAGTGCGCGGGGTTCGTGGAGAAGCTGATCGCGCATTGCGCGAAGGGGTAA
- a CDS encoding TetR family transcriptional regulator: MPERKIRAGKATQAAGRRMPLVPTQERSRERFDRILTAASEILTEKGSDAFRMSDIVERTGIAFGSLYQYFPDKNAVIGTLAERCNAIGRECVARDLAEMKKLSDLHAALCRITDGYYQMFRDHPVMHHIWQATQGDRALQEIDREDVAFLAGLLREALKRVAPKQPAAALTSFSHLAMIQIAAAVRHAIALPPAEARRTLDLFKRMLPKDLSALG; encoded by the coding sequence ATGCCGGAACGGAAGATCAGGGCGGGCAAAGCGACGCAGGCGGCCGGACGGCGCATGCCGCTGGTTCCGACGCAGGAACGTAGCCGGGAGCGGTTCGATCGCATCCTGACCGCCGCGAGCGAGATATTGACGGAAAAGGGCAGCGACGCCTTCCGGATGAGCGACATCGTCGAGCGCACCGGCATCGCCTTCGGCTCGCTCTACCAATATTTTCCGGACAAGAATGCCGTGATCGGGACGCTCGCCGAGCGTTGCAACGCCATCGGCCGCGAGTGCGTGGCGCGCGATCTCGCCGAGATGAAGAAACTATCCGATCTGCACGCGGCGCTGTGCCGCATTACCGACGGCTACTACCAGATGTTCCGCGATCACCCGGTGATGCATCACATCTGGCAAGCGACGCAAGGCGACCGAGCGCTGCAAGAGATCGACAGGGAGGACGTGGCTTTCCTGGCCGGTCTGTTACGCGAGGCACTCAAGCGTGTCGCGCCGAAACAGCCCGCCGCCGCCCTCACCTCCTTTTCGCACCTGGCGATGATCCAGATTGCCGCTGCGGTTCGTCACGCCATCGCCTTGCCGCCGGCGGAGGCGCGGCGTACGCTCGACCTGTTCAAGCGAATGCTGCCGAAGGATCTCTCCGCACTCGGCTGA
- a CDS encoding TetR/AcrR family transcriptional regulator — MASDHTRSAILAAAERLYADRGFGDVTLRDIVAEANVNLAAVNYHFGSKDELIAELFVTRSIATNRERLRELRAAEEQGGGRAPIEVILRALVGPTLRGCLGPENQRSTAARFMIRASIESVPPIRRIKNREIDHLRKFAGAMRRSLPDRSDVDIYWGLNFALAMAHHTIRESERLTKLSEGKCDLDDVEDVVARVVSVATMALTAGKAEAKAPSRVAAR, encoded by the coding sequence ATGGCCAGCGATCATACGAGGTCTGCCATTCTCGCCGCCGCCGAACGGCTCTATGCCGATCGCGGCTTTGGCGACGTCACGCTCCGCGACATCGTCGCGGAGGCCAATGTCAATCTGGCTGCCGTGAACTATCATTTCGGCTCGAAGGACGAGTTGATCGCGGAATTATTTGTCACGCGCTCGATCGCGACCAATCGCGAACGCCTGCGCGAGTTGAGGGCCGCCGAAGAGCAAGGCGGCGGCCGCGCACCGATCGAGGTGATCTTGCGCGCACTAGTCGGCCCCACCTTGCGCGGCTGCCTGGGCCCGGAAAACCAGCGCTCCACCGCGGCGCGCTTCATGATCCGCGCCTCGATCGAATCCGTGCCGCCGATCCGTCGCATCAAGAACCGCGAGATCGACCACTTGCGGAAATTCGCAGGCGCGATGCGACGGTCCCTGCCCGACCGCAGCGATGTCGATATCTATTGGGGCCTGAATTTCGCGCTGGCGATGGCGCACCACACCATCCGCGAGAGCGAGCGCCTGACCAAGCTGTCGGAAGGGAAATGCGATCTCGACGACGTCGAGGACGTGGTCGCACGCGTCGTCAGCGTCGCGACGATGGCGCTGACGGCGGGCAAGGCCGAAGCCAAGGCGCCGTCAAGGGTCGCTGCGCGGTAG
- a CDS encoding acyl-CoA dehydrogenase family protein, giving the protein MDFDLSPKQKEWLDRVQSFMAKHVRPVVPIYNEQDHSGERWKVIPVLEDLKKKAKAEGLWNMFMPPSEHEDDEFRGAGLTNLEYALLSEEMGRITWASEVFNCSAPDTGNMEVFIRYGSKEQKRKWLRPLMDGEIRSAFLMTEPAVASSDATNIETRIEKDGDHYVINGRKWWSSGVGDPRCKIAILMGKTDFNAAKHQQQSQILVPLDTPGIKVEKMLPVFGFDDAPHGHAQVLLENVRVPKENILLGEGRGFEIAQGRLGPGRIHHCMRTIGKAEEALEKMVKRLTSRTAFGKKIVEHSVWEQRIGDARTNIEMTRLLCLKAADMMDKVGNKTAQAEIAMIKVAAPNMALKIIDEAIQSFGGAGVSDEAGLAKDYAHIRTLRLADGPDEVHNRAIARLEVRKYANSPKH; this is encoded by the coding sequence ATGGATTTCGATCTGTCCCCCAAGCAGAAGGAATGGCTCGACCGCGTGCAGTCCTTCATGGCCAAGCACGTGCGCCCGGTGGTGCCGATCTACAATGAACAGGATCACAGCGGCGAGCGCTGGAAGGTGATCCCGGTCCTCGAAGACCTCAAGAAGAAGGCGAAGGCCGAAGGCCTCTGGAACATGTTCATGCCGCCGAGCGAGCATGAGGACGACGAATTCCGCGGCGCGGGATTGACCAATCTCGAATACGCGCTGCTGTCGGAAGAGATGGGCCGCATCACCTGGGCCTCGGAAGTGTTCAACTGCTCCGCGCCCGACACCGGCAACATGGAAGTGTTCATCCGTTACGGCTCCAAGGAGCAGAAGCGCAAATGGTTGCGTCCGCTGATGGACGGCGAGATCCGCTCCGCCTTCCTGATGACGGAACCGGCCGTCGCGTCCTCGGATGCCACCAACATCGAGACTCGCATCGAGAAGGATGGCGATCACTACGTCATCAACGGCCGCAAATGGTGGTCGTCCGGCGTCGGCGATCCCCGCTGCAAGATCGCGATCCTGATGGGCAAGACCGATTTCAACGCCGCAAAACATCAGCAGCAGTCGCAGATCCTGGTTCCGCTCGACACCCCCGGCATCAAGGTCGAGAAGATGCTCCCCGTGTTCGGTTTCGACGACGCGCCACACGGCCATGCCCAGGTGCTGCTCGAGAACGTGCGAGTTCCCAAGGAGAACATCCTGCTCGGCGAAGGCCGCGGTTTCGAGATCGCGCAGGGCCGCCTTGGTCCCGGCCGTATTCATCACTGCATGCGCACTATCGGCAAGGCCGAGGAGGCGCTGGAGAAGATGGTGAAGCGGCTGACCTCGCGCACCGCCTTCGGCAAGAAGATCGTCGAGCACTCGGTGTGGGAGCAGCGCATCGGCGATGCCCGCACCAACATCGAGATGACGCGTCTGCTCTGCCTCAAGGCTGCCGACATGATGGACAAGGTTGGCAACAAGACCGCGCAGGCCGAGATCGCCATGATCAAGGTCGCAGCCCCCAACATGGCGCTGAAGATCATCGACGAGGCGATCCAGTCGTTTGGTGGCGCGGGCGTCTCCGACGAAGCCGGTCTTGCCAAGGACTACGCGCACATCCGTACGCTCCGTCTCGCCGACGGTCCGGACGAGGTGCACAATCGCGCCATTGCACGGCTCGAAGTTCGGAAGTATGCCAACTCTCCCAAGCATTAA
- a CDS encoding NIPSNAP family protein, with product MIQQLRIYEIFEKNKTAFHARFRDHAARIMRTRYGFQIVAMWETKFGERTEFAYILEWPDEAAKTSAWAAFMADTEWSEIKRVTHAEHGLMVGQIEDRLLVPVDYSPSQFRRAD from the coding sequence ATGATCCAGCAACTGCGCATCTACGAAATCTTCGAAAAGAACAAGACTGCCTTTCACGCACGGTTCCGCGACCACGCCGCGCGCATCATGCGGACCAGATATGGCTTCCAGATCGTGGCGATGTGGGAGACGAAATTCGGCGAGCGTACCGAGTTCGCCTACATTCTGGAGTGGCCGGATGAGGCCGCGAAGACGTCCGCGTGGGCGGCCTTCATGGCAGACACCGAGTGGAGCGAGATCAAGCGTGTGACCCACGCGGAGCACGGCCTGATGGTCGGCCAGATCGAGGATCGCCTGCTGGTGCCGGTGGACTATTCGCCGTCGCAGTTTCGTAGGGCGGATTAG
- a CDS encoding 3-keto-5-aminohexanoate cleavage protein produces the protein MSTGKTIITCAITGNLTKPEQSPYLPITPEQIATSALEAAEAGAAIAHIHVRDPATGRPSMSVDLYRDVVERIRARNKSLVINLTTGPGGRFVPSVEDPRIAGPGTTLLQPEKRVEHIELLKPDICTLDLNTMNSGGEVVINTPRNVRIMAERMKAAGVLPEIELFDSGDCHLARDMLADGSLKGPGLFSLVLGVKYGFSATPETMFYARSLLPPGAIWSGFGIGRAEFPMVAQAFLLGGHVRVGMEDNLYMSKGVLAKTNAELVAHAADILKSLGASVASAQEARAMLGLA, from the coding sequence ATGAGCACCGGCAAAACCATCATCACCTGCGCCATCACGGGCAACCTGACAAAGCCCGAGCAGTCGCCGTATCTGCCGATCACGCCCGAGCAGATCGCGACCTCCGCGCTGGAAGCCGCCGAAGCCGGTGCTGCGATCGCCCACATCCATGTGCGCGATCCCGCCACGGGGCGGCCGTCGATGTCGGTCGACCTCTACCGCGACGTCGTGGAGCGCATCCGCGCCCGCAACAAGAGCCTCGTCATCAATCTCACGACCGGGCCCGGCGGGCGCTTCGTGCCCTCGGTCGAGGATCCCCGCATCGCCGGCCCCGGCACGACGCTGCTGCAACCCGAGAAGCGCGTCGAGCATATCGAGCTCTTGAAGCCCGACATCTGCACGCTCGACCTCAACACCATGAATTCCGGCGGCGAGGTCGTGATCAACACGCCGCGCAATGTCCGCATCATGGCCGAGCGGATGAAGGCGGCCGGCGTGCTGCCGGAGATCGAGCTGTTCGATTCCGGCGACTGCCATCTGGCGCGCGACATGCTCGCCGACGGCTCACTGAAGGGGCCGGGCCTGTTCTCGCTCGTGCTTGGCGTCAAGTACGGCTTCTCCGCGACGCCGGAGACGATGTTCTATGCCCGCAGCCTGCTGCCGCCAGGCGCGATCTGGTCCGGCTTCGGCATCGGCCGCGCCGAATTCCCGATGGTGGCGCAGGCCTTTTTGCTCGGCGGCCACGTTCGCGTCGGCATGGAGGACAATCTCTATATGTCCAAGGGCGTGCTGGCGAAGACCAACGCGGAGCTGGTCGCGCATGCGGCGGACATTCTGAAGAGCCTTGGCGCCAGTGTTGCGAGTGCGCAGGAGGCGCGCGCGATGCTCGGGCTGGCGTAG
- a CDS encoding SDR family oxidoreductase: MTLFDMKGKVAVITGSTRGIGLAIAERMAEHGAKVVISSRKADVCDEVARGINDKFGKGTAVAIAANISSKENLQNLVDESNRAFGKIDVLVCNAASNPYYGPLAGISDDQFRKILDNNIVANNWLISMVVPQMIERKDGSVIIVSSIGGLKGSTILGAYAISKAADMQLARNLACEYGKHNIRVNCIAPGLIKTDFAKALWDNPENLKASTARSPLLRIGIPDEIAGAAVFLGSAAGDFMTGQTMVIDGGATIS; the protein is encoded by the coding sequence ATGACCTTGTTCGACATGAAGGGGAAAGTCGCCGTCATCACCGGCTCGACGCGCGGCATCGGGCTTGCGATCGCCGAGCGTATGGCGGAGCACGGCGCCAAGGTCGTGATCTCCTCGCGCAAGGCGGATGTCTGCGATGAGGTCGCCAGGGGCATCAACGACAAGTTCGGCAAGGGCACCGCGGTCGCGATCGCGGCCAACATCTCGTCGAAGGAGAATCTGCAAAATCTGGTCGACGAGAGCAACCGCGCTTTCGGCAAGATCGACGTGCTGGTCTGCAACGCCGCATCGAACCCGTATTACGGCCCGCTCGCCGGCATCTCCGACGATCAGTTCCGTAAAATTCTCGACAACAACATCGTCGCCAACAACTGGCTGATCTCGATGGTGGTGCCGCAGATGATCGAGCGCAAGGACGGCTCGGTGATCATCGTCTCCTCGATCGGCGGCCTCAAGGGCTCGACCATTCTCGGCGCCTACGCGATCTCCAAGGCGGCCGACATGCAGCTCGCGCGCAATCTCGCTTGCGAATACGGCAAGCACAACATCCGCGTGAATTGCATCGCGCCCGGCCTGATCAAGACCGATTTTGCCAAGGCGCTGTGGGACAATCCGGAGAATTTGAAGGCCTCGACCGCGCGCTCGCCGCTCTTGCGTATCGGCATTCCCGACGAGATCGCGGGTGCCGCGGTGTTCCTGGGATCAGCGGCCGGCGACTTCATGACCGGCCAGACCATGGTGATCGACGGCGGCGCGACGATTAGTTGA
- a CDS encoding serine hydrolase domain-containing protein produces the protein MTTLASTAAAARPSTTPKTPSLPEAKPETLGLSRPRLQAMSDAFKREIDKGTVPGVTVLVARGGQVGWFEALGKQSPAGPAMALDSIFRIFSMTKPIVSVGIMALVEDGYLLLGDPVAKFIPEFADQKVGVVSGGKLELVPPRRPMTVQDLLRHTSGLTYEHQGDGPVHKLYQESRVRSRKITNAEHAALVASFPLVCHPGDEFNYSRSTDILGRIIEVVSGKSLGTYLTERILAPLQMTETGFSTSEANAGRLAQPFEADPWTGDKVALFNMLEQPVMESGGGGLVSTTTDYARFALMLRNGGTLDGNRIIGRKTLELMASDHLGPHVVTNGTLLSPGHGFGLGFAVRRDAGIAPFPGSVGNYFWSGIAGTFFWIDPKEDLFTVFMTQGPGQRDFTRTLVRDLVYAAVE, from the coding sequence ATGACTACCTTAGCGTCGACAGCCGCCGCCGCCCGCCCCTCGACAACGCCAAAAACCCCGTCTCTCCCCGAGGCCAAGCCGGAAACGCTGGGCCTGTCGCGGCCCCGCCTCCAGGCGATGTCGGACGCGTTCAAGCGCGAGATCGACAAGGGAACCGTTCCCGGCGTGACCGTGCTGGTGGCGAGGGGCGGCCAGGTCGGTTGGTTCGAGGCGCTCGGCAAGCAGAGTCCGGCGGGCCCGGCGATGGCGCTTGATTCGATCTTCCGGATCTTCTCGATGACCAAGCCGATCGTCTCGGTCGGCATCATGGCGCTGGTCGAGGACGGCTACCTCCTGCTCGGCGATCCCGTCGCAAAATTCATCCCGGAGTTCGCGGACCAGAAGGTCGGCGTCGTCAGCGGTGGCAAGCTGGAACTGGTTCCACCGAGGCGGCCGATGACGGTGCAGGACCTGCTCCGCCACACCTCGGGTCTCACCTACGAGCACCAGGGCGACGGCCCGGTGCACAAGCTCTACCAGGAGTCCCGCGTCCGCAGCCGCAAGATCACCAATGCCGAGCACGCCGCGCTGGTGGCGAGCTTCCCGCTGGTCTGCCACCCCGGCGACGAGTTCAACTACAGCCGTTCCACCGACATCCTCGGCCGCATCATCGAGGTCGTCAGCGGCAAGTCGCTCGGCACCTATCTCACCGAGCGCATCCTCGCGCCGTTGCAGATGACCGAGACCGGCTTCTCGACCTCAGAGGCCAACGCCGGCCGGCTCGCGCAGCCATTCGAAGCCGATCCCTGGACCGGTGACAAGGTCGCGCTGTTCAACATGCTCGAGCAGCCGGTGATGGAATCCGGCGGCGGCGGCCTGGTCTCCACCACGACGGACTACGCCCGCTTCGCGCTGATGCTGCGCAATGGCGGCACCCTCGACGGCAACAGGATCATCGGCCGCAAGACGCTGGAGCTGATGGCGTCCGATCACCTCGGGCCGCACGTCGTGACCAACGGCACGCTTCTTTCGCCCGGCCACGGTTTCGGTCTCGGCTTCGCCGTCCGCCGCGACGCCGGCATCGCGCCCTTCCCCGGCAGCGTCGGCAACTATTTCTGGAGCGGCATTGCCGGCACGTTCTTCTGGATCGATCCGAAGGAGGATCTGTTCACGGTGTTCATGACCCAGGGACCGGGACAACGTGACTTCACACGCACGCTGGTGCGGGATCTGGTTTACGCGGCGGTGGAGTGA
- a CDS encoding SDR family oxidoreductase, whose product MGRLQGKSVIITGAGSGIGRAAAHLFTKEGAKLIAVDRTEAVKETVDEVKKAGGVAEAMIADAGSEADVIAVIDKAVKTHGRLDVIWANAGVSGGLVPLGEQTVEQWQEVLRVNLIGPFLAVKHAMPHMVKQQSGAIVLTASVAGLKAGASGHPYAASKAGVISLVQTTAYSLTGTGVRINAVCPGLIETGMTKPIFDRAKERGTQDKIGQLNPLKRPGQPHELAAMGLFLASDEASYVNGQAFPVDGGLTASMPYTGKPV is encoded by the coding sequence ATGGGCCGTCTGCAAGGCAAATCCGTCATCATCACCGGCGCCGGCAGCGGCATCGGCCGCGCGGCTGCACACCTCTTCACCAAGGAGGGCGCCAAGCTGATCGCCGTCGATCGCACCGAAGCGGTGAAGGAGACGGTCGACGAAGTGAAGAAAGCCGGCGGCGTTGCGGAGGCGATGATCGCCGATGCCGGCTCCGAGGCTGATGTCATCGCCGTCATCGACAAGGCGGTGAAGACGCATGGCCGGCTCGACGTCATCTGGGCCAATGCCGGCGTCTCCGGCGGGCTCGTTCCGCTCGGCGAGCAGACCGTCGAACAGTGGCAGGAGGTGCTGCGCGTCAATCTGATCGGACCGTTCCTCGCGGTGAAGCATGCGATGCCGCACATGGTGAAGCAGCAGTCCGGCGCGATCGTGCTCACCGCATCGGTTGCGGGCCTCAAGGCCGGCGCTAGCGGGCACCCCTATGCCGCCAGCAAGGCCGGCGTGATCAGCCTCGTGCAGACCACGGCGTATTCGCTCACCGGCACCGGCGTGCGCATCAACGCGGTCTGCCCGGGCCTGATCGAAACGGGAATGACCAAGCCGATCTTCGATCGCGCCAAGGAGCGCGGCACCCAGGACAAGATCGGCCAGCTCAATCCCTTGAAGCGTCCCGGCCAGCCGCACGAACTCGCCGCGATGGGACTCTTTTTGGCCAGCGACGAAGCGTCCTACGTGAACGGCCAGGCCTTCCCGGTGGACGGTGGCCTCACGGCGTCGATGCCGTATACGGGCAAGCCGGTCTGA
- a CDS encoding phosphotransferase family protein, producing MADGVRKDEEFSGTKPVEERHRFDEMRLEAWMRDNVEGYEGPLVVLQFKGGQSNPTYRLNTPKRSYVMRRKPFGKLLPSAHAVDREYRVIAALGKQGFPVAHAYALCQDDSIIGAAFYIMSMEDGRVFWDPTLPSQDNDARRKIFTSKIETLAKLHMYDPVAIGLGEFGKPGNYFARQIDRWTKQYRASETQHIPEFEKVAEWLPKTVPEQARVSIVHGDYRLDNMIFHATEPRVQAVLDWELSTLGDPMADFTYLLMQWIMPGLDGADLKALNIPSVEEAAQIYCNVTKMTVPDLNWYFAYNLFRLAGITQGIAGRVRDGTAANAKALESAKRTVPLSKASWEYAQKAGAV from the coding sequence GTGGCTGACGGCGTCAGGAAAGACGAAGAGTTCTCGGGCACCAAGCCGGTCGAGGAGCGGCATCGCTTCGACGAGATGCGGCTCGAAGCCTGGATGCGCGACAACGTCGAAGGCTATGAGGGCCCGCTGGTCGTCCTGCAGTTCAAGGGCGGCCAGTCCAATCCGACCTACCGGCTGAACACGCCGAAGCGCTCCTACGTGATGCGCCGCAAGCCGTTCGGCAAATTGCTGCCGTCGGCGCATGCGGTCGATCGCGAATATCGCGTCATCGCAGCCCTCGGAAAGCAGGGTTTTCCGGTCGCGCACGCCTATGCGCTGTGCCAGGACGACAGCATCATCGGCGCCGCCTTCTACATCATGTCGATGGAAGACGGTCGCGTGTTCTGGGATCCGACGCTGCCGAGCCAGGACAACGATGCGCGCCGCAAGATCTTCACCAGCAAGATCGAGACGCTGGCAAAGCTCCACATGTACGATCCCGTCGCGATCGGCCTCGGCGAGTTTGGCAAGCCCGGCAATTATTTCGCGCGCCAGATCGACCGCTGGACCAAGCAGTATCGCGCGTCCGAGACGCAGCACATTCCGGAATTCGAAAAGGTGGCGGAATGGCTGCCCAAGACCGTGCCGGAGCAGGCGCGCGTCTCGATCGTCCACGGCGACTACCGCCTCGACAACATGATTTTCCACGCGACGGAACCTCGCGTGCAGGCCGTGCTGGATTGGGAGCTGTCGACGCTCGGCGATCCCATGGCAGACTTCACCTATCTGCTGATGCAGTGGATCATGCCGGGCCTCGACGGTGCCGACCTCAAGGCACTCAACATCCCGAGCGTGGAGGAGGCCGCGCAGATCTATTGCAACGTCACCAAGATGACGGTGCCGGATCTCAACTGGTACTTCGCCTACAATTTGTTCCGCCTCGCCGGCATCACGCAGGGCATCGCCGGCCGCGTCCGCGACGGCACCGCCGCCAACGCCAAGGCGCTGGAGTCCGCCAAGCGCACCGTGCCGCTGTCGAAGGCGTCATGGGAATACGCCCAGAAGGCGGGCGCGGTGTAG
- a CDS encoding anthrone oxygenase family protein gives MRQVLTSGLLWFSALGCGLMAGIYFAFSTFIMTALGRLDQAAGIAAMNAINVDIVRSLFMPLFLGTTVAGAALVVLGALRFSEPGAASMIAGGGLYIIGMFVVTVALNVPLNDALAAAQPSSPEAGAVWAAYLKDWVFWNHMRTIASIGGCALFIVALAAQSVS, from the coding sequence ATGCGGCAGGTTTTGACGAGCGGATTGCTCTGGTTCTCGGCGCTCGGCTGCGGCCTCATGGCCGGCATATATTTCGCGTTCTCGACCTTCATCATGACCGCGCTCGGCCGGCTCGATCAGGCCGCCGGTATCGCGGCGATGAATGCCATCAATGTCGACATCGTGCGCTCGCTGTTCATGCCGTTGTTCCTCGGCACGACGGTGGCGGGTGCAGCGCTGGTTGTGTTGGGCGCGTTGCGCTTCAGTGAGCCGGGGGCAGCCAGCATGATCGCGGGCGGCGGCCTGTACATCATCGGCATGTTCGTCGTGACAGTTGCGCTCAACGTGCCGCTCAACGATGCGCTGGCCGCGGCGCAGCCGTCATCGCCAGAGGCGGGCGCGGTATGGGCGGCGTATTTGAAGGATTGGGTGTTCTGGAATCATATGCGGACGATTGCGTCGATTGGAGGCTGTGCGCTGTTTATCGTAGCGCTCGCGGCTCAATCGGTCTCGTAG
- a CDS encoding RidA family protein produces MIREALRVEPISSFLDRVKAPTSPVTRAGNMIFVAGLPPFDPETGEIGGMGIERQSEIIMEQMKLCLETAGASLDNVMKCNVYGTSAKHFATFNAIYARYFPVDPPARIFVVTPEWFGPFDVEIDCIAMM; encoded by the coding sequence ATGATACGCGAAGCGCTCCGCGTCGAACCGATCTCGTCCTTTCTCGATCGCGTGAAGGCGCCGACCTCGCCGGTGACGCGGGCCGGCAACATGATCTTCGTCGCCGGCCTGCCGCCGTTCGACCCCGAGACGGGCGAGATCGGCGGGATGGGAATCGAGCGGCAGAGCGAAATCATCATGGAGCAGATGAAGCTCTGTCTGGAGACGGCCGGCGCCTCGCTCGACAACGTCATGAAGTGCAACGTCTACGGCACCTCGGCCAAACACTTCGCCACGTTCAACGCGATCTATGCGCGCTACTTCCCGGTCGATCCGCCGGCGCGGATCTTCGTCGTCACGCCGGAATGGTTCGGCCCCTTCGACGTCGAGATCGACTGCATCGCAATGATGTGA